The window ACCGCACCAACCAGCGAGATCAAGGCGACGATCGCTGCGACGGTCGGGTTCTTTCCATAGCGTGCGGCCAGGAAATCGGCGACCGAAGTCAGCCTCTCCGCCTTGGCGAGCCGGACGATGCGGCGGATCAGCGGCAGGCCAAGGGTGAACATCAGGATGGGGCCAACATAGATGCCGGTGAATTCGAGGCCGCGTTCGGCCGCGAGTCCGACGCCGCCGAAATAGGTCCAGGAGGTGCAATAGATCGCCAGGCTCAGCGCATAGACCAGCGGCCTGCCCTTGCTGGCGATCTTGTTTCTTCCGGCCTGCCGGTCGCCAAAGCTTGCGACCGCAAAGAGCAGCAGCAGATAGGCGAAAGCGGAGGCAAATATGATTGAACCCGAGAGCATGCCACACTCCTCGACGGGCAGCATAGGGCAAGTCCATCCCGTTGAGAATTGGTTGCTTATTCGTCTTAAGTCCAAGACCGCACGGAGTCCCGACTGGGCTCGTCGGGACCGGTTGCTGCACGTGCGTGAAGGGCAATTCCATCGCGCCCGCCTCTGGTCTAAGGTCCTGCCACCGGTTGCCGGCGGATCAGGCGGCGATCGCTGGTAACCTTACGGAGAGGTGTGCATGCTGAACGAATTCAAGGAGTTTATCGCCCGCGGCAATGTGATCGACCTCGCGGTCGGCGTGATCATCGGCGCCGCGTTCAGCAAGATCGTCGATTCGGTCGTTAACGACCTCGTCATGCCGATCGTCGGGGCAATCACCGGCGGCGGCTTCGACTTTTCCGATTACTTCGTGGCACTTTCGGCGAATGTCACGGCGCCGACCCTTGCCGCTGCCCGTGAGCAGGGCGCAGTCTTCGCCTATGGCAGCTTCATCACCGTGCTTATCAATTTCGTCATCCTCGCCTGGATCATTTTCCTGATGATCAAGGTCGTGAACCGCGCCCGCGCCTCCATGGAAAAAGAAAAGGCACCCGAACCGGCTACACCGCCGCCTCAGGACATCCTGCTCTTGTCGGAAATTCGCGATCTCCTGAAGCAACGGGCGTGAGCGAGGCCAGTTTTCGCGCACGCATCACAAAAATCGATCGTTAGGTCAGAGAAAATCGTGTGATCGGGGGCGCGAAAGCGTCTAGAACGCGGGCACTACAGCGTAACGCGTGCTATCAGACGCGCAAGGCTCGTTGTAGAAGTTCGAATTGCTACATGTCTTCGTCCCTGAATAAAGGTCGATCTAAGGAGACATGCAGTAGGAGCCCGCCGATGACGATCATGTCCAGCCTCAGCCCGCGTTCCCTTTCGGCGCCCGAAAGCGGCATTGTCGAGGTCGTGAACTATGCGCGCGGTCGCGAAGGACTCATCCCGCTCTGGGTCGGCGAAGGCGATCTTCCGACGCCCGATTTCATCAGCCGCGCCGCCGCAGATGCCCTGATGGCCGGCGAGACCTTCTACACCTGGCAGCGCGGCATCCCGCTGCTCCGCGAAGCGCTGGTACGCTATTACGAGCGCCGCTTCCAGAAAACCCTGTCGCAGGAGAATTTCTACGTCACCGGATCGGGCATGCAGGCAATCAAGCTTGCGATAGAGGCGACTGCCTCGCCGGGCGACGAGATGGTTTTGCTGACGCCGGCCTGGCCCAACTTCGCAGCCGCGGCCGACCTCTCGGGCGTACGCCCCGTCTCCGTACCCCTGCGTTTCCAGCATGGCAAATGGCAGCTCGAGCTTGATCGGCTCGAGGCGGCGATTGGGAAGAAGACGCGCGCTCTCTTCATCAACACGCCGTCCAATCCGACCGGCTGGACCGCATCTCGTGAAGACCTCGAGGGGATTCTCGCCCTGGCGCGAAAGCATGGACTCTGGATCATCGCCGACGAGATCTATGCGCTCTACTATTATCTGGGCGGGCGGGCGCCATCCTTCCTCGACATCGCGGCGAAGGAGGATCGCATCCTTTTCGTCAATTCCTTCTCGAAGAATTGGGCGATGACCGGCTGGCGGGTCGGCTGGATCGTCGCGCCGCCGGCCATGGGGCAGGTGCTCGAAAACCTGATCCAATATTCGACCTCCGGCGTGGCACAGTTCATGCAGCGAGGCGCCGTCCTGGCCCTCGAGGGCGGGGACGGCTTTGTCGATGAGAACGTCGCCAGGGCGAGCGCCAATCGCGACCTTTTCTGCGATGCGCTGATCGCGACCAATCGTGTCGAAACGCTCAAGCCCGACGGGGCGCTTTACGCCTTCATGAAAATCGACGGCGTCACGGACTCGCGCCGGGCGGCGATCGAGATCGTCGACCAAACGGGCGTCGGCCTCGCTCCCGGGACAGCCTTCGGCAAGGGCGGCGAACTCTTTATGCGCGCCTGTTTCCTGCGCGATCCGGCTCAGATCGCCGAGGCGGCGGAGCGCCTGCGCGCCCATATTCTTGCTCGCTGAGACCGATCGATAAAATGTGATTGTTTTCCCAAGGTGTGGCTTAACCACGCCAGCGAGAATAGGCGGCGAAGCCCGGCCGAGCCCGACGGTTTTACCAATTCTGAAAGCATCGCCCGTCTTTCCTATTCCCGGGTTCATAGGGGGCGGAAGGCAATCAATGACCGTATTGGTGACGGGCGGGGCGGGCTATATAGGCAGCCACATGGTCTGGTCGCTGCTCGATGCAGGTGAGCGTGTCGTCGTGCTTGACAGCTTGACGACCGGATTTCGCTGGGCAGTGGCGCCTGAGGCGCGATTCTATTTCGGCGATGTGGGCGACCGGTCCGTTCTTGCGCGGATCTTTGCCGAGAACGAGATCGATGCGGTGGTCCATTTCGCCGGGTCGGCGGTGGTGCCGGAGTCGGTGGCCAATCCGCTCGCCTATTACGACAACAACACGGCAAGGACGCGCGCGCTCATCGCCGCGACCATAGACGTCGGCATACGTCACTTCGTCTTCTCTTCGACCGCTGCCGTCTACGGTACTCAGGACACGTCAGATCCGGTCACGGAAGCAGCGACCCTGCGTCCCCAAAGCCCCTATGGCCGCTCGAAGCTCATGTCCGAGATGATGCTCGAGGACGCGGCTGCGGCCCACGACTTCAGCTATGTGGCGCTCCGATACTTCAACGTGGCGGGGGCCGATCCGCTCGGTCGTGCCGGACAGTCGACCCTGGGCGCCACCCATCTCATCAAAGTCGCCTGCGAGACGGCGCTCGGCAAGCGCCGCAAGGTGGATGTCTTCGGCACCGATTATCCAACGGCCGACGGAACCGGGGTTCGCGACTATATCCATGTCAGCGACCTGGTTGAGGCACATGGAAGCGCACTCGAATATCTGAGAGGCGGCGGCGAGCCCCTGGTCCTGAATTGCGGCTACGGCGAAGGCTTCTCGGTGCTGCAGGTGCTCGATGCGGTGCGGCGGGTTTCGGGCCGGGATTTCCGCGTCAACTACGCGCCGCGGCGGCCGGGCGATGCCGCGCAGGTCGTGGCCGATCCATCGCTTGCGAGGCTCAAGCTCGATTGGGTGCCCACCCATGCGAGCCTTGAGCACATCGTCCAGAGCGCCTTCGATTGGGAGAGTTATCTCAGTCGGAAAAACAGCTTCGACGAGGGCCCGGAGGAGAACGGGCGGCTCGTCGTCAACGGCTGATCCGAGCGGCTGTCACGCGCGACGCGCGCGCCTCAAGCCTCGTCTTCACCGAGGAGCTTGCGCTCCTGGGCGATCGAGTGGTCGATGAGTTGTGCCCATAGCCGCTCGTAGAAATCCGGTTCCAGGCCGAGCTCGATCGCATTTCTGCCGGCGTTTTCCCTGACCTCGGCAACGCGCGCCGGAATGTCCGCCTTCAGCTTCAGCGGGCGTTTGATCTCAGCCGCGCGGTTGATGTAGCCCCAGCGTTCGGCAAACAGCATCATCAGAGCGCGGTCGAGGCGATCGATCTCGGTACGCACATCCGCCATTGTCGTGCACTCTGCGGGGGTCTTCTGCATGTCCGGCTCCTTACAGCGCCGCGCGTATCATCAGACGCGCGAAGCCCGCTGTTGCACTTTGAATTGCTGCATCTCTTTGTCCCGGATCGAGCACGATCCAAGGAGATATGCAGTAGAGCGGATGCGCTCACATGCGTTTGCGCCACCGCTCTGGATGTTTGGCTGCGCCGACTTGCTAGCAAAGGGGATGGCGACTGAGAAGGGGTAAAAGGACCGCTGTGCCGGATATGGTCACCTCGGCGGGCGATCATCCGGGGGAGTAGGGTGCGGTCCTGTCTCCATCCGGCGATCGCCTGCCGACGTGTTTGAAAACGATAGCCTTGCGAGCTTGAGCGGAGCTTTCTTAATTCCCGAGCACCAGCTTTATCGCCAACCCAACTACGGTGACGGCGGCGACGCCAGCCAGCCACAGGCCGACGAACCAGAGGAGTTTTCGGCCGAGGCCGTCCGCGCCGCTCAATGGTAGCCCTCCTCTGGATCGACCTTGCCGCGGAAAACCCAATAGGCATAGGCGGTATAGGCGAGAATGATCGGCACCAGGATGAGGGCGCCGACGAGCAGGAAGGCGAGACTGTCATCCGGAGCCGCGGCGTCCCAGATGGTCAGCGACGGCGGCACGATGAAGGGATAGAAGCTGATGCCGATGCCGATATAGCCAAGCACGAAGAGACCGAGGGCGGCGATGAAAGGCTGGGTGTCGTGCCGGTCGCGTATGCCCTTCAGCAGCAGATACAGGCCCCCGAGCACGAGCAGCGGCACGATGACGCTGAAGATCGCCGTCGGCCAGCCGAACCAACGCTCGAGATAGACCGGCTCGAGAAACGGCGTCCAGAGGCTGACGATGCCCATCGCCGCGACGGTGGCGAAAGAGCAGCGCAGCGCAATGGTGCGAGCGCTGTCGGCAAGCACGCCGCGGGTCTTCATGATCAGCCACGTTGCGCCGAGCAGGGCATAGCCGACGACGATGGCAAGGCCCGTCATGATCGAGAAGGGCGTCAGCCAATCCCACCAGCCGCCGGCATAGGCGCGATCTTCAACAGGGATGCCCTGGACCAAAGCGCCCAGCGCCAGCCCTTGCGCGAAGGCGGCAAGCGTGGAGCCGCCGGCAAAAGCCCAGTTCCACAGGAACTCGCCGCGGCGCGTCCGCCAGCGATATTCGAAGGCGACGCCGCGGAAAATGAGGCCGAGCAGCATCGCGATGATCGGCGCGTAGAGCGCCGGCAGGACCGTGGCGTAGGCGAGGGGAAACACCGCCATGAGCCCGCCGCCGCCGAGCACCAGCCAGGTTTCATTGCCGTCCCACACGGGGGCGACGGAATTCATCATCACGTCACGGTCGTGTTTTTCCGGAAAGAGCGGAAAGAGGATTCCGACGCCGAGATCGAAGCCGTCGAGAACGACGTAAGCGAGAACGGAGAAGGCGATGAGGCCGGCCCAGATCAGCGGCAGGTCAATGTCCATGTTGGCCTCCATGGGGTTGAGCCGGGCCGGGCGTGACGCCGGCGGTACGTATCGGTCCCTCACCGAGTTCCGGTAAGGTGTCGCGCGGCAGGCGTGCCATCAGCCGCAGGATGTAGAAAGTACCGGCCCCGAAGACGAAAAAATAGACGATGATGAAGGCAATGAGCGAGGCACCGACGGCCGGGGCTCCGATCGGCGAGATCGAATCGGCCGTCAGCAGGTGGCCATAAACCGTGTAGGGCTGGCGCCCGACTTCGGTGGTGATCCAGCCCGCGAGCACGGCCACGAAGCCGGACGGCCCCATGAGGACAGCGATGCGATGCAGCCGGTCATTCGTGTGGAGCGTGCCGCGATAGCGGCACCAGAGGCTCCAGAGGCCCAGGCCGAGCATGGAGAACCCCATGAGCAGCATGACGCGGAAGGACCAGAAGACGATGGCGACCGGCGGCTGCAACTCTTCGGGAACCGTGTCGAGCCCGGCAAGCGGCGCATCGAGCGAGTGCTTCAGGATGAGGCTCGACAGCTTCGGGATTTCGATCGCGTAATCCACCCGCTTCTCAGCGGAATTGGGAATGCCGAAGAGGATCAGCGGTGCGCCATCGGGATGACTCTGGTAGTGGCCCTCCATGGCCATCACCTTGGCCGGCTGGTGCTCGAGGGTGTTGAGCCCGTGCTGGTCGCCGGCGAAGATCTGGACCGGCGCCACGATCGCCGCCATCCACATAGCCATGGAAAACATGGCGCGGGCGCGGCGCGGCGCCGTGTTGCGCAGGAGGTGCCATGCCCCGCAGGCACCGACTACGAAGGCGGTCGTCAAATAGGCGGCGAGCACCATATGCACCAGCCTGTAGGGGAAGGACGGATTGAAGATCACCGCCCACCAGTCGTCGGGAACGAATTGGCCCGCCTCGTTCACGGAGAAGCCGGCCGGCGTCTGCATCCACGAATTCACCGCCAGAATCCAGGTGGCCGAGATCAGCGTGCCGAAAGCGACCATCACCGTTGCGAGAAAATGCAGCCTCGGACCGACCCGGTTCAGGCCGAACAGCATGACGCCGAGGAATCCGGCCTCGAGGAAAAAGGCCGTCAACACCTCATAGCCCATCAGCGGTCCGATGACCGGACCTGCCTTGTCGGAGAACACGCTCCAGTTTGTGCCGAACTGGTATGACATGACAATGCCGGACACCACGCCCATGCCGAAGGCGACGGCAAAGATCGTCTTCCAGAAGTTGAACAGTTCCAGGTAGACCTCGTCGTTTTTCCAGAGCCAGAGCGCTTCGAGAACGGCGAGATAGCTTGCGAGACCGATGGAGAAGGCAGGAAATATGATGTGAAAAGAGACGGTGAATGCAAATTGTACGCGTGCGAGCAGAGTTGCATCAAAGGCTTCGAACACGGCGGGATCCTTTCGGCGCAAGAGGACTAGGTCCGTCCCGGCATTGTCGCTCATCGGCGCCGCAACCCCGTCGACGCCGTCGATTTCATCGTGTGATTGAATCTGAGGGAAAATTGCCAAAGGTCAATGACGGCCCGGCCGCCACGTTGTCACACTGCGGCAATCTTTCGCCTGCGGCATTTGGACCGGGAGATCGAGATCAAGGACGCGCGAGATAGGCCTCTGCGAGTTCCGTCCAGAATGCGGCGCCGATCGGCAGCAGGTCGTCGTTGAAATCGTAGCCCGGGTGGTGGAGCGGCTTCTCCTCGCCCTTCACCCGCGATCCGAGGAAGAAATAGGTGCCCGGCCTTTCCTTGAGCATATAGGCGAAGTCCTCGCTGCCCATATAGGGACGGGCAAGATCGATGACCTTGTCCGCTCCGGCAAAGCGGATGGCGAGGTCGCGGACGAAGTCCGTCTCCGCCTTGTGGTTGAAGGTCGCATCGTAGCTGCGCTCGTAGTCGACGGTTGCGCGCATGCCGTAGCTTTCCGCCTGTGCTCCCGCGATCGTGCGGATGCGGCGTTCGAGTTCGTCGCGCACGGCAGCATCGAAAGAGCGAATGCCGACGACGATCTCGGCCCGTTCCGGAATGATGTTGCTCGCCGAGCCCGCGTGAAACGCGCCGACCGTGACGACCGCCGGGTCCATCGGGTGGATGTTGCGCGATATGATCGATTGCAGCGCCATGACGATGCTGGTGCC is drawn from Sinorhizobium sojae CCBAU 05684 and contains these coding sequences:
- the mscL gene encoding large conductance mechanosensitive channel protein MscL, whose translation is MLNEFKEFIARGNVIDLAVGVIIGAAFSKIVDSVVNDLVMPIVGAITGGGFDFSDYFVALSANVTAPTLAAAREQGAVFAYGSFITVLINFVILAWIIFLMIKVVNRARASMEKEKAPEPATPPPQDILLLSEIRDLLKQRA
- a CDS encoding pyridoxal phosphate-dependent aminotransferase, producing the protein MTIMSSLSPRSLSAPESGIVEVVNYARGREGLIPLWVGEGDLPTPDFISRAAADALMAGETFYTWQRGIPLLREALVRYYERRFQKTLSQENFYVTGSGMQAIKLAIEATASPGDEMVLLTPAWPNFAAAADLSGVRPVSVPLRFQHGKWQLELDRLEAAIGKKTRALFINTPSNPTGWTASREDLEGILALARKHGLWIIADEIYALYYYLGGRAPSFLDIAAKEDRILFVNSFSKNWAMTGWRVGWIVAPPAMGQVLENLIQYSTSGVAQFMQRGAVLALEGGDGFVDENVARASANRDLFCDALIATNRVETLKPDGALYAFMKIDGVTDSRRAAIEIVDQTGVGLAPGTAFGKGGELFMRACFLRDPAQIAEAAERLRAHILAR
- the galE gene encoding UDP-glucose 4-epimerase GalE — its product is MTVLVTGGAGYIGSHMVWSLLDAGERVVVLDSLTTGFRWAVAPEARFYFGDVGDRSVLARIFAENEIDAVVHFAGSAVVPESVANPLAYYDNNTARTRALIAATIDVGIRHFVFSSTAAVYGTQDTSDPVTEAATLRPQSPYGRSKLMSEMMLEDAAAAHDFSYVALRYFNVAGADPLGRAGQSTLGATHLIKVACETALGKRRKVDVFGTDYPTADGTGVRDYIHVSDLVEAHGSALEYLRGGGEPLVLNCGYGEGFSVLQVLDAVRRVSGRDFRVNYAPRRPGDAAQVVADPSLARLKLDWVPTHASLEHIVQSAFDWESYLSRKNSFDEGPEENGRLVVNG
- a CDS encoding chorismate mutase family protein, whose translation is MQKTPAECTTMADVRTEIDRLDRALMMLFAERWGYINRAAEIKRPLKLKADIPARVAEVRENAGRNAIELGLEPDFYERLWAQLIDHSIAQERKLLGEDEA
- the cydB gene encoding cytochrome d ubiquinol oxidase subunit II; translated protein: MDIDLPLIWAGLIAFSVLAYVVLDGFDLGVGILFPLFPEKHDRDVMMNSVAPVWDGNETWLVLGGGGLMAVFPLAYATVLPALYAPIIAMLLGLIFRGVAFEYRWRTRRGEFLWNWAFAGGSTLAAFAQGLALGALVQGIPVEDRAYAGGWWDWLTPFSIMTGLAIVVGYALLGATWLIMKTRGVLADSARTIALRCSFATVAAMGIVSLWTPFLEPVYLERWFGWPTAIFSVIVPLLVLGGLYLLLKGIRDRHDTQPFIAALGLFVLGYIGIGISFYPFIVPPSLTIWDAAAPDDSLAFLLVGALILVPIILAYTAYAYWVFRGKVDPEEGYH
- a CDS encoding cytochrome ubiquinol oxidase subunit I; protein product: MFEAFDATLLARVQFAFTVSFHIIFPAFSIGLASYLAVLEALWLWKNDEVYLELFNFWKTIFAVAFGMGVVSGIVMSYQFGTNWSVFSDKAGPVIGPLMGYEVLTAFFLEAGFLGVMLFGLNRVGPRLHFLATVMVAFGTLISATWILAVNSWMQTPAGFSVNEAGQFVPDDWWAVIFNPSFPYRLVHMVLAAYLTTAFVVGACGAWHLLRNTAPRRARAMFSMAMWMAAIVAPVQIFAGDQHGLNTLEHQPAKVMAMEGHYQSHPDGAPLILFGIPNSAEKRVDYAIEIPKLSSLILKHSLDAPLAGLDTVPEELQPPVAIVFWSFRVMLLMGFSMLGLGLWSLWCRYRGTLHTNDRLHRIAVLMGPSGFVAVLAGWITTEVGRQPYTVYGHLLTADSISPIGAPAVGASLIAFIIVYFFVFGAGTFYILRLMARLPRDTLPELGEGPIRTAGVTPGPAQPHGGQHGH